A stretch of DNA from Flavobacteriaceae bacterium MAR_2009_75:
AGCCGTGGCATCAATAATTCGCTTATTCGCCTGATGGGGCACCAACCATGTAACATCGGTATCTTTCAAGTTATTGCGTTGCATAATTTTTTCGGCAACATCGGCCATGTTCGAAACAGCAAATTTAAACACTGTTCTACCATCTTGGTAAATAAAGTGCTTCCGGTTTTTGACCGTTTCCTCGGTTGCGGGCATCAATGATCCGCCGGCATCCATACCGAGATACCTTCTACCATTACCATCCGCTCTCAAATATTCATCTTGCAGCCCTAGACCCTCTTCATTGGGTTCAAACAAGGCTGCACCAGCACCATCACCAAATATAATACAGGTCGTTCTGTCGGTATAATCAATAATTGACGACATTTTATCAGCGCCGATCAACAATACTTTTTTATATCTGCCAGATTGAATATAACTGGCCGCGGTCGACATTCCGAAAAGAAAGCTGGAACAAGCCGCTAAAAGGTCGTAAGCAAAGGCATTTTTGGCGCCAATCTCAGCCGCTACAAAT
This window harbors:
- a CDS encoding 3-oxoacyl-[acyl-carrier-protein] synthase-3 → MSKITAAITAVGGYVPNFVLTNKMLEGMVETNDEWIVSRTGIQERRILKPEEGEGTSYLAIKAAEDLIEKRNINPEEIDLVIIATATPDSMVASTAAFVAAEIGAKNAFAYDLLAACSSFLFGMSTAASYIQSGRYKKVLLIGADKMSSIIDYTDRTTCIIFGDGAGAALFEPNEEGLGLQDEYLRADGNGRRYLGMDAGGSLMPATEETVKNRKHFIYQDGRTVFKFAVSNMADVAEKIMQRNNLKDTDVTWLVPHQANKRIIDATANRMGLDNSKVLMNIHRYGNTTSGTLPLLLADFESQLKKGDNLVFAAFGGGFTWGSIYLKWAYN